The Sporosarcina sp. ANT_H38 genome has a window encoding:
- a CDS encoding recombinase family protein, giving the protein MKYGYGRVSTASQDLELQLQTLESEGCDKIYSEKFTGTKADRPQFVELLSLLKKGDTLVVTKLDRFARSAEDGVNLIKELLSKGIKVHILNMGLVEDTSMGRLILRMLSAIAEFDRDMIVERLAEGKAIAKQNPDFREGR; this is encoded by the coding sequence ATGAAATATGGTTATGGACGTGTAAGTACAGCGTCACAAGATTTAGAGTTACAATTGCAAACATTGGAAAGTGAAGGTTGTGACAAAATTTATTCCGAGAAATTCACTGGAACTAAGGCTGATCGTCCTCAATTTGTAGAGTTACTTTCATTGCTGAAAAAAGGTGATACATTGGTAGTTACAAAACTAGACCGTTTCGCAAGATCGGCAGAGGATGGGGTAAATCTAATCAAAGAATTGCTTTCAAAAGGAATCAAGGTTCACATATTAAATATGGGACTTGTAGAAGATACTTCAATGGGCAGATTAATTTTAAGAATGTTATCAGCCATTGCGGAATTTGACAGGGATATGATCGTTGAACGATTAGCAGAGGGGAAAGCCATTGCGAAGCAGAATCCTGATTTCCGTGAAGGTAGAC